In the genome of Candidatus Saccharibacteria bacterium, one region contains:
- the dnaJ gene encoding molecular chaperone DnaJ produces the protein MSKRDYYEVLGVSKNASADEIKKAYRKKAVEFHPDKEGGDEAKFKEVNEAYEVLKDSSKKQRYDQFGHAGVGGNGGGGGDPFAGFGGFGGQGQNVNFDFGEGDLGDIFGSFFGGGQQRRRRKNRGRDVETSLEISFEDAVFGTEVDLSVTLDDTCDHCKGDTVEPGHELKTCDECKGSGQTVRVMRTVFGNIQQATVCPKCEGRGKVPEKVCSVCRGKGTQEKKQSIGLKIPAGVDDGATIRLREHGEAVANGPKGDLYVNVRVKPHKKFIREGDLILSDETVSMADAALGTTIEVDTIDGPVKMKIPAGTQSGTDFKLSNHGVPHLKRDTRGAHIVTIHVETPTKLTKKQKELLEQLKEESGKRPFFA, from the coding sequence ATGAGTAAGAGAGATTACTACGAGGTTTTGGGTGTTTCAAAAAACGCTTCTGCTGATGAGATTAAAAAGGCTTATCGAAAGAAGGCCGTTGAGTTTCATCCAGATAAAGAAGGTGGTGATGAAGCCAAATTCAAAGAAGTCAATGAAGCTTATGAAGTTCTAAAAGATTCATCCAAAAAACAGCGCTATGATCAGTTTGGCCATGCTGGTGTTGGAGGTAATGGCGGCGGTGGCGGCGATCCATTTGCTGGTTTTGGTGGGTTCGGCGGTCAAGGTCAGAATGTTAACTTTGATTTTGGTGAGGGCGATTTAGGCGATATTTTTGGCAGCTTCTTTGGTGGCGGACAACAACGACGCCGGCGTAAAAATCGCGGTCGTGACGTGGAGACATCTCTTGAAATTAGCTTTGAAGACGCTGTTTTTGGCACTGAAGTAGATTTGAGCGTAACCCTTGATGACACCTGTGATCATTGCAAGGGCGACACAGTTGAACCGGGGCACGAACTAAAAACATGCGATGAATGTAAGGGTTCCGGTCAAACAGTCCGGGTAATGCGCACCGTGTTTGGTAACATCCAACAAGCAACGGTATGCCCGAAATGTGAGGGACGGGGCAAAGTTCCCGAAAAAGTTTGCTCGGTATGTCGCGGTAAAGGTACACAGGAAAAGAAGCAATCTATCGGGCTTAAAATACCGGCCGGCGTAGATGATGGTGCTACGATTCGTTTGCGTGAACATGGCGAGGCGGTAGCTAATGGTCCAAAAGGTGATTTATACGTAAATGTAAGGGTTAAGCCACACAAGAAGTTCATTAGGGAAGGTGATCTAATTTTGAGTGATGAGACGGTTAGTATGGCTGATGCGGCGCTCGGTACAACTATTGAGGTCGATACTATTGATGGCCCGGTGAAAATGAAGATACCAGCCGGCACACAAAGCGGCACGGACTTCAAGTTATCAAATCACGGCGTACCGCATCTAAAGCGTGATACTCGCGGCGCACATATCGTCACCATCCACGTAGAAACCCCAACCAAGCTCACCAAAAAACAAAAAGAGCTACTAGAACAACTTAAAGAGGAATCTGGTAAACGTCCTTTCTTTGCATAG
- a CDS encoding RimK/LysX family protein produces MPKDKRKVVGSFETILFTEFNNYTACAKIDTGAYTGALHCTKVFEEKDSKGRAVLKFSPFDHPEIVMETRKFSAKDVKSSNGSKQERYFIKTKIKLQGVIYPITISLADRAEMRYEVLIGRRFLQKYNFLVDVNRGKK; encoded by the coding sequence ATGCCTAAAGATAAGCGCAAGGTAGTTGGTTCATTTGAGACCATCTTATTTACTGAATTTAATAATTATACTGCATGCGCAAAAATCGACACTGGCGCTTACACCGGCGCGCTGCATTGCACTAAAGTCTTTGAGGAGAAAGACAGTAAAGGGAGAGCTGTACTTAAATTCTCACCATTTGACCATCCGGAAATAGTTATGGAGACACGAAAGTTTAGTGCAAAGGACGTCAAAAGTAGCAATGGCAGTAAACAGGAACGCTATTTTATTAAAACTAAGATTAAGTTACAGGGTGTGATATACCCGATTACCATCAGTTTAGCCGATAGAGCCGAGATGAGATATGAGGTCTTGATTGGTCGTAGGTTTTTACAGAAGTATAATTTCTTAGTTGACGTTAATAGAGGAAAAAAGTAA
- a CDS encoding RimK family alpha-L-glutamate ligase has product MKIAILSRGPGNYSVKRFMQESVDRGHEVLVVDYTKCFATIEKSNPIVSYEGLDLNDLDVIIPRIGSSYTRYGSAIVRQFEMRNVFTTTSSIALTRSRDKLRSMQVLARAGVGIPKTVFSRGVTTDIDELIDDIGGTPVIIKLARGTHGNGVVLAETKKAAKSVLQAFYVMDDDGTNILLQEFIAESAGTDIRAFIVGGKVVASMQRQSLDDDFRSNLHQGGEGKPVKLTDEEKKTAQKAAKSLGLSICGVDMMRSDKGPLILEVNPSPGLGIEHVTGRNVAGKIIDYVEQNARGKRKRDRVGA; this is encoded by the coding sequence ATGAAGATAGCAATATTATCACGAGGCCCGGGTAACTACTCAGTCAAACGGTTTATGCAAGAGTCTGTTGATCGAGGTCATGAAGTTTTAGTAGTTGATTATACCAAGTGTTTCGCGACGATCGAAAAGAGCAATCCAATCGTTAGCTATGAGGGGTTAGATCTCAATGACTTGGACGTAATCATCCCACGAATTGGGTCGTCTTATACGCGTTATGGTAGTGCAATTGTACGTCAGTTTGAGATGCGCAACGTGTTTACTACTACTAGTTCTATTGCGCTTACTCGTTCACGTGATAAATTGCGAAGTATGCAGGTGTTAGCGCGTGCTGGTGTGGGAATACCTAAAACAGTCTTCTCGCGCGGTGTAACTACAGACATTGATGAGTTAATCGATGATATTGGTGGAACACCTGTGATTATTAAGTTAGCTCGTGGTACTCACGGCAATGGTGTTGTTCTCGCGGAAACCAAAAAGGCTGCTAAGTCTGTACTGCAGGCCTTTTACGTTATGGATGATGATGGCACTAATATTTTACTGCAAGAATTTATCGCTGAATCTGCTGGTACTGACATCCGAGCGTTTATTGTTGGTGGCAAAGTTGTTGCTAGTATGCAGAGACAAAGTTTGGACGATGATTTTAGATCGAACCTACACCAAGGGGGTGAAGGTAAACCCGTTAAGTTGACTGACGAAGAAAAGAAAACCGCTCAGAAAGCGGCTAAATCTCTCGGGTTATCTATATGTGGCGTTGATATGATGCGTTCCGATAAAGGGCCGTTAATATTGGAGGTTAATCCAAGCCCCGGTCTTGGCATAGAACACGTAACTGGTCGCAATGTTGCCGGTAAAATTATTGACTATGTTGAACAAAATGCTCGCGGTAAACGCAAACGAGACCGCGTAGGTGCTTAG
- a CDS encoding DUF192 domain-containing protein: protein MKRYYKWFIIVGAILLACLLAFALDDVVRTLNDEMRIVRGQLEGASFDLLVADTNELRLQGLGGRPQLEPGEGMLFVFDKPDFECFWMKDVDYAIDILWFDADKRLVHVEDSVAPDTYPASFCPSEPAQYAVELLEGQAEALGVSGETVLDVPNL, encoded by the coding sequence ATGAAACGCTATTATAAATGGTTTATTATTGTTGGAGCTATACTTTTAGCGTGTCTGTTGGCTTTTGCTCTAGACGATGTTGTGCGCACTCTAAATGATGAAATGCGAATCGTTCGCGGACAATTAGAAGGTGCGTCGTTTGATTTGCTGGTGGCAGATACAAACGAGTTAAGACTCCAAGGTTTGGGTGGCAGGCCGCAACTTGAACCGGGTGAAGGTATGTTATTTGTGTTTGATAAGCCTGATTTTGAGTGCTTTTGGATGAAGGATGTAGATTACGCAATTGATATATTGTGGTTCGATGCCGATAAGCGTTTAGTGCACGTAGAGGACTCGGTTGCTCCAGATACGTATCCGGCCTCATTTTGCCCTTCAGAGCCCGCACAATACGCTGTAGAGCTGCTTGAAGGCCAAGCTGAGGCACTGGGCGTCTCTGGCGAAACGGTGCTTGATGTACCCAATCTTTAG
- a CDS encoding HAD family phosphatase codes for MIYKAIGFDWGGVLNGKPGKHLGQEISRLLGISADSYLEAYYTHNKKFNRGDITREELWPLILADLNKLDKVDAVMKLSLDFGDYNPNYHVLKLADQLRTKGYKVGLLSNNSQEKADMMRQKGLDKHFDVFHISAETGFVKPEPEAFNIFAKDLGVELKELIFIDDSEKSLSTANVCGYTPILFDSYQQLVLYLKEKDVL; via the coding sequence ATGATCTACAAAGCTATCGGATTTGATTGGGGTGGAGTATTAAACGGAAAGCCGGGTAAACATTTAGGTCAAGAAATTTCTAGGCTGTTGGGTATTAGCGCCGACAGCTATCTGGAGGCATACTACACCCATAATAAAAAATTCAATCGCGGAGATATTACGCGTGAAGAGTTGTGGCCGTTGATTCTCGCCGATTTAAACAAACTTGATAAGGTTGATGCCGTTATGAAGCTAAGTTTGGACTTTGGGGATTATAATCCAAATTATCATGTCCTAAAGCTAGCAGACCAACTCCGCACTAAAGGCTACAAAGTAGGTCTACTTAGTAATAATTCTCAAGAAAAAGCCGACATGATGCGGCAAAAAGGTCTTGATAAGCACTTTGATGTTTTTCACATATCCGCCGAAACAGGTTTTGTGAAACCCGAACCAGAAGCGTTTAATATTTTTGCTAAAGATCTGGGGGTCGAGTTAAAAGAGCTGATATTTATTGATGATTCAGAAAAAAGCTTGAGTACAGCCAATGTCTGCGGCTACACTCCTATTTTATTTGACTCGTATCAGCAGCTGGTACTTTATTTAAAGGAAAAAGACGTACTTTAA
- a CDS encoding GIY-YIG nuclease family protein, whose translation MYYVYLLKLGDGSIYTGSTNDLQKRVSKHSKGDVLATKGKRPVELIYYCSFVAKSKALEFEKYLKTESGQAFRNKRLI comes from the coding sequence ATGTATTATGTATATCTATTAAAGCTCGGTGATGGCTCTATATATACGGGCTCAACAAATGACTTACAAAAACGTGTAAGCAAACACTCTAAGGGTGACGTTCTTGCCACGAAAGGTAAAAGACCGGTCGAGCTAATTTATTATTGTTCTTTTGTGGCAAAGTCAAAGGCTTTGGAATTTGAAAAATATCTGAAAACCGAATCAGGGCAAGCTTTTCGCAATAAGCGTTTGATTTAG
- a CDS encoding YebC/PmpR family DNA-binding transcriptional regulator, whose translation MSGHSKWSTIKRQKGANDAKRGAIFTKLGNAIAVAAKSGTDPDMNFALRLAIDRAKAANMPSVNIQRSIDRGSGKLGGEQIQEVLYEGYGPGGVAVLVEAATDNLNRTYPEVRLAFSKHGGNIAEKGAVAFQFEQKGMIRVKGTGDDLMMKLLEAGAEDVQEEDNESIVYTAPKEFAKVRDTLKDVGLEVTEAELTFVPNNTVEVTDESTAGKIMRMMNALEELDDVTTTHTNFDIAEELLAN comes from the coding sequence GTGTCTGGACATAGTAAATGGTCAACCATCAAACGGCAAAAAGGTGCAAATGATGCTAAGCGTGGCGCCATTTTTACCAAGCTAGGAAACGCCATTGCCGTAGCCGCAAAAAGTGGTACTGATCCGGATATGAACTTTGCTTTGCGCCTGGCGATAGACCGCGCCAAGGCGGCCAATATGCCTTCAGTAAACATACAGCGCTCTATTGACCGTGGCTCTGGAAAACTCGGTGGCGAACAAATCCAAGAAGTTTTATACGAAGGGTACGGTCCAGGTGGCGTGGCGGTGCTTGTAGAAGCGGCGACGGATAACTTAAACCGGACTTATCCGGAGGTTCGATTAGCGTTTTCTAAACACGGCGGTAATATTGCAGAAAAAGGCGCCGTAGCCTTTCAGTTCGAACAAAAAGGGATGATTCGTGTCAAAGGAACGGGCGATGACCTCATGATGAAGTTGTTAGAGGCAGGAGCTGAAGACGTGCAGGAAGAGGATAACGAATCGATTGTTTATACTGCCCCAAAAGAGTTTGCAAAAGTTCGTGACACACTCAAAGATGTCGGGCTAGAGGTCACTGAGGCGGAGTTAACTTTTGTCCCAAACAATACGGTAGAGGTTACAGATGAGTCTACGGCTGGTAAAATCATGCGCATGATGAACGCGCTAGAGGAGCTTGATGACGTTACGACGACGCATACAAACTTTGATATAGCGGAGGAACTTCTTGCGAACTGA
- the ruvC gene encoding crossover junction endodeoxyribonuclease RuvC → MRTDRILGIDPGTGILGFGLIDIDSRGKASLVDAGVIRTKPNQPDSERLLIIYDELSEIIAQTNPTCMAVEKLFFAQNVTTAMTVAQARGVVLLAGEKSELPLSEYTPLQIKQALTGYGRADKKQIQEMVRVLLSLKDVPKPDDCADALATALCHTMHRKLNL, encoded by the coding sequence TTGCGAACTGATCGTATCTTGGGTATTGATCCCGGCACCGGCATACTCGGTTTCGGGCTTATTGATATAGACAGTCGAGGTAAGGCAAGTTTGGTTGACGCCGGCGTCATAAGAACTAAACCCAATCAGCCTGATAGTGAGCGATTGCTAATTATTTATGATGAATTATCAGAAATCATAGCTCAGACTAATCCTACATGCATGGCGGTAGAGAAGCTCTTTTTTGCACAAAATGTGACTACGGCAATGACGGTGGCTCAGGCTAGGGGAGTTGTACTTTTAGCGGGTGAAAAAAGTGAACTTCCTCTGAGTGAGTACACTCCCCTGCAAATCAAACAGGCGCTAACAGGATACGGCCGCGCTGATAAGAAACAAATCCAAGAAATGGTGCGCGTACTTCTCAGCCTAAAAGATGTACCAAAGCCTGATGACTGTGCTGATGCATTGGCTACCGCCCTTTGCCACACCATGCACCGCAAACTAAACCTATAA
- a CDS encoding transposase: protein MASRNSRKIYIENTHYHVYNRGVDKRKIFLDDEDYSVFLNLLKRYLSREPAKDTKGRQYPWLYNDIELLAFCLMPNHFHLLVYQLEENALKNLIKNVCGSYTSYFNKKHKRVGPLFQDRFKASMITSDEYLHHISRYIHLNPVAYKEWPYSSLPHYLGYKSVEWIQPTRILELFTDAHDYLKFVEDYKEHKDMLTEIEHSLAS, encoded by the coding sequence ATGGCTAGCCGGAATTCTCGAAAAATCTACATAGAAAATACGCATTACCATGTTTATAACAGAGGGGTTGATAAGCGGAAGATATTTTTAGACGACGAAGACTACTCAGTTTTTTTAAATCTACTCAAACGTTATCTTTCGAGGGAACCAGCAAAAGATACAAAGGGTCGACAATATCCGTGGCTTTATAACGATATTGAACTATTGGCTTTTTGCCTTATGCCAAACCATTTCCACCTGCTTGTTTACCAGCTAGAGGAGAATGCCCTGAAAAATCTGATAAAAAATGTTTGTGGTAGCTACACCTCGTATTTTAATAAAAAACATAAACGTGTCGGTCCTCTTTTTCAAGATAGGTTTAAGGCCAGTATGATCACTTCTGATGAGTATTTACACCATATTTCTCGTTATATACACCTCAATCCGGTTGCTTACAAAGAGTGGCCGTATTCAAGTCTTCCCCACTATCTTGGGTATAAGTCTGTCGAGTGGATACAGCCAACCCGAATTTTGGAACTGTTTACGGATGCTCACGATTATCTGAAATTTGTTGAAGACTATAAGGAACACAAGGATATGTTAACGGAGATCGAGCACTCGCTAGCAAGCTAA
- the ruvA gene encoding Holliday junction branch migration protein RuvA, with protein sequence MIATLRGKITEKFSDKIVIDVSGVGYGVLVALEDYAKLNKGDEIKVYIYEHIREAAHDLFGFTSMDTMRLFEQLLGVNGVGPKMALGIMGIGSADDVRQAIAAGDTKFITTAQGVGKRVAERIVIELKNKVGLLSTANEDSLFIGTATAEQDEAVQALMALGYDVQDAVAALKGVDSSLPTEDKVKQALKGQK encoded by the coding sequence ATGATTGCGACACTTAGAGGAAAGATTACAGAAAAATTTTCGGATAAAATAGTAATAGACGTTTCTGGTGTAGGCTATGGGGTTCTGGTTGCGCTAGAAGATTACGCTAAGCTTAACAAGGGTGACGAGATAAAGGTTTATATTTATGAGCATATTCGTGAAGCCGCTCATGATTTGTTCGGTTTTACAAGTATGGACACCATGCGGCTGTTTGAGCAGCTTTTGGGTGTGAACGGTGTAGGCCCCAAAATGGCTCTAGGAATTATGGGCATTGGCTCGGCTGATGACGTTAGGCAAGCAATTGCTGCTGGAGATACTAAGTTTATTACAACGGCACAAGGGGTAGGTAAGCGAGTTGCAGAACGGATTGTAATTGAGTTAAAAAACAAGGTTGGTCTACTTAGTACGGCTAATGAAGACAGTTTGTTTATCGGCACGGCAACAGCGGAACAGGACGAGGCGGTGCAAGCCTTAATGGCACTTGGCTACGACGTGCAGGACGCAGTCGCTGCGCTTAAAGGAGTTGACAGTTCCCTGCCGACCGAAGACAAGGTTAAACAGGCATTGAAAGGTCAAAAATGA
- the ruvB gene encoding Holliday junction branch migration DNA helicase RuvB, with the protein MIERITNTTADTSDAEQQELENNLRPRDFASYVGQERLKQNLQLAIDAAKKRSEPLDHVLLYGPPGLGKTTMATVIANEMGANLRVTSGPAIERAGDLASLLTNLADGDVLFIDEIHRLHRSVEEVLYSAMEDYKIDIMLGKGPSARSLRLDVPKFTLIGATTRTGALAAPLRDRFGMIHRLEFYTPEQISQIIARAAKILESKIHPEAATLLSTRARLTPRVANRLLKRVRDYADVNGDGIIDESTTNAALNLLEIDELGLDPADRHLLGKIIENYGNKPVGLNTLAALTGDETTTIEDFYEPFLMQSGLLERTPRGRQVTHRAYKHLGIKKPKDSEQASLLED; encoded by the coding sequence ATGATCGAGAGAATTACCAATACTACGGCGGATACAAGTGATGCAGAGCAGCAGGAGCTAGAGAATAATCTGAGGCCGCGAGACTTTGCTAGTTACGTAGGTCAAGAAAGACTTAAGCAAAATCTACAGCTGGCAATTGATGCTGCTAAAAAGCGCAGCGAACCGCTCGATCACGTGTTGCTTTATGGCCCGCCAGGCCTTGGTAAAACGACTATGGCAACAGTGATCGCTAACGAGATGGGGGCTAATTTACGGGTGACTAGCGGTCCGGCAATTGAGCGGGCAGGCGATCTGGCGAGCTTGCTGACCAATTTGGCCGATGGTGATGTACTGTTTATTGATGAAATACACCGGCTTCATCGAAGCGTCGAAGAAGTTCTATACAGTGCTATGGAAGATTACAAAATAGACATCATGCTCGGTAAGGGGCCAAGCGCCCGAAGTTTAAGGCTGGATGTTCCAAAGTTTACATTGATTGGTGCTACGACCCGAACCGGTGCATTAGCTGCGCCGCTCCGCGATCGTTTTGGTATGATTCATCGGCTGGAATTTTATACACCAGAGCAGATTTCTCAAATTATAGCCAGAGCGGCCAAAATCCTAGAAAGTAAAATCCATCCAGAAGCTGCAACACTACTATCAACCAGAGCTCGCTTGACTCCGCGAGTCGCCAACCGGCTGCTTAAACGTGTGCGAGATTACGCTGATGTAAACGGTGACGGTATAATTGATGAATCAACTACTAATGCAGCGTTAAATTTGCTTGAAATAGACGAACTCGGTCTTGATCCGGCAGACAGGCATCTGCTTGGTAAAATAATAGAAAATTACGGTAATAAACCAGTCGGACTCAACACACTTGCCGCACTTACCGGAGACGAAACCACTACAATAGAGGATTTTTACGAACCTTTTCTTATGCAGTCCGGCCTACTTGAGCGGACGCCACGCGGCCGACAGGTTACTCACCGAGCTTATAAACACCTAGGCATTAAAAAGCCAAAGGACTCAGAGCAAGCCTCTTTACTCGAAGACTAA
- the pilM gene encoding type IV pilus assembly protein PilM, with amino-acid sequence MNTPLLYKDKPIFGIDIGFSSVKVMQLRTHGKNRTVTGYGVAQFDENAIKDGVITDPESIAKSTLNLFKNKIVGDITSHRVTVSIPATKAFSRTMQLPKLSPKELAEAVRSEAEQYIPLPINDLYIDHEITRRRSDGVELLVVAVPKKVVDSYTFLMRLLGLEVVAIETTIGSGSRLFLEAEKSDVPTVLLDYGSISSDITIFDKSLIVTGTVPGGGDSFTHLIADKLGVTKQEAHVIKTKYGLGVSKKQKEIISCLKPLLDQLIKEVRRNVRYYEERAENDKKIGQIVTMGGGANMPGLSDYMTDQLRLPVRMCDPWDKITFDKLQPPHEVERSMYITAAGLALIKPQEIFA; translated from the coding sequence ATGAATACACCTCTACTTTATAAAGACAAACCAATATTTGGCATTGACATCGGTTTTAGTAGCGTCAAAGTCATGCAACTAAGAACCCATGGCAAAAACCGAACAGTTACCGGTTACGGCGTGGCTCAATTTGACGAAAACGCAATAAAAGACGGTGTTATAACCGATCCTGAATCCATAGCAAAAAGCACGTTGAATTTGTTCAAAAACAAGATTGTTGGAGATATAACAAGCCATCGCGTTACCGTATCAATTCCGGCCACCAAAGCCTTTAGCCGCACGATGCAACTACCTAAACTTTCTCCAAAGGAGCTTGCTGAAGCTGTACGTTCCGAAGCTGAACAGTATATACCGCTACCAATAAACGATTTATACATTGACCATGAGATTACTCGCCGTAGAAGCGACGGTGTTGAACTGCTGGTTGTGGCGGTACCTAAAAAAGTGGTTGATTCTTACACGTTTCTAATGAGATTGCTTGGGTTAGAGGTTGTGGCTATTGAAACTACAATTGGATCCGGTAGCAGACTGTTTCTGGAGGCGGAAAAAAGTGATGTTCCGACGGTGTTGCTTGATTATGGTTCTATATCATCCGATATTACGATATTCGATAAAAGTTTAATAGTCACCGGTACCGTACCTGGCGGTGGCGATAGTTTTACTCACTTGATTGCCGATAAACTGGGTGTTACTAAACAGGAAGCTCACGTTATAAAGACTAAATACGGTCTTGGTGTCAGCAAAAAACAAAAAGAAATTATTAGCTGCCTCAAGCCACTTCTTGATCAACTTATTAAAGAAGTTAGACGCAACGTCCGGTACTATGAAGAGCGCGCGGAGAATGATAAAAAAATTGGCCAAATCGTAACTATGGGCGGCGGAGCTAACATGCCGGGTCTGTCTGATTATATGACCGACCAACTGCGCTTACCGGTACGTATGTGCGATCCCTGGGACAAAATTACCTTCGATAAGTTGCAGCCACCGCATGAAGTAGAGCGATCAATGTACATTACTGCGGCAGGCTTAGCGCTCATTAAACCGCAGGAGATATTTGCATGA
- a CDS encoding prepilin-type N-terminal cleavage/methylation domain-containing protein, which translates to MFKTLKTVQKGFTIIELLIVIAIIAILAGIVLNSVQGAQAKARDAQRVSKIGNIQTHLEQYYNEEGAYVAPTNTELNDPSDLFPGIDAETFVDADGDLITVTNVADEAAANTAIAGANAPTNDDEFQLVLWDDTCVTNCTGYLLGTYIEAPGDGGSNVEIKSGLNND; encoded by the coding sequence ATGTTCAAAACACTCAAAACAGTACAAAAAGGCTTCACGATTATCGAACTATTGATTGTGATTGCCATTATCGCCATTTTGGCGGGAATAGTTCTTAACAGCGTTCAAGGCGCACAGGCTAAGGCTCGTGATGCGCAGCGTGTTTCTAAAATTGGCAACATACAAACACACCTTGAGCAATACTACAATGAGGAAGGAGCCTACGTGGCACCGACCAACACGGAGCTTAACGATCCAAGTGATCTCTTTCCTGGCATCGATGCAGAAACTTTTGTTGACGCAGACGGTGATCTAATCACAGTCACTAATGTTGCTGACGAAGCTGCAGCCAACACTGCTATTGCCGGTGCTAATGCGCCAACCAATGATGATGAGTTTCAGCTCGTACTTTGGGATGATACATGTGTAACTAATTGTACTGGCTACTTGCTCGGAACCTACATAGAAGCACCCGGAGATGGTGGTTCAAATGTGGAAATTAAATCTGGTCTAAACAACGACTAA
- a CDS encoding type II secretion system F family protein codes for MASFEYVAIDKTGKRAAGIIEAQDNEQATLQLQQRGLRPVKVAASKTSPDILAKLGIGAGNKKIKLKDMVIFTRQLATMINAGVPLVRSLATLQTQTENPNFKRTVSDVTKDVEGGMTFADALEKHPHVFSPVYINMVRAGEAGGILDAILKKLATQQEKDAEIRGKFKSALTYPTILLTITFSVFMILMIFVMPGIGEIILDLGGENAELPPLTEVMLGISDFMVNQWYVVLGVIFGGGFILRKYTKTPAGRMKKDKFLLRTPILKTIVRKVAIARFARIFASLMSAGVTVIESINITAKAIGNAVIEEELTDAAKEVANGKQLSTSLSESSVFPPIVSQMLAIGEETGQTDEILVKVADFYEAEVDATVDALSSILEPIMIVILGTMVGLIAISVIGPISDLSSQI; via the coding sequence ATGGCATCTTTTGAATACGTTGCAATCGACAAAACCGGCAAACGCGCTGCCGGTATTATTGAAGCTCAAGATAATGAGCAAGCTACACTACAATTACAACAGCGTGGGCTGCGCCCCGTTAAAGTAGCTGCTTCAAAAACAAGTCCTGACATACTGGCTAAGCTTGGTATAGGAGCAGGCAACAAAAAAATAAAGCTTAAAGATATGGTGATCTTCACTAGACAGCTCGCCACTATGATAAATGCTGGTGTACCGCTCGTTCGGTCTCTGGCGACTTTACAAACTCAAACAGAAAACCCCAACTTCAAACGCACAGTTAGTGATGTTACCAAAGACGTTGAGGGAGGTATGACGTTCGCTGACGCTCTAGAAAAGCATCCGCACGTATTTTCACCGGTATACATCAACATGGTTAGGGCTGGTGAAGCCGGAGGTATATTGGATGCGATACTAAAAAAACTCGCTACCCAACAAGAGAAAGATGCCGAGATACGCGGCAAGTTCAAAAGTGCACTTACCTATCCAACTATCTTGCTTACTATTACGTTTTCGGTGTTTATGATATTGATGATTTTTGTCATGCCCGGTATTGGCGAGATTATACTGGATCTTGGTGGCGAAAACGCCGAACTTCCGCCACTAACCGAGGTGATGCTTGGTATTAGTGATTTTATGGTCAATCAATGGTACGTAGTCCTGGGTGTCATATTTGGTGGTGGATTTATACTGCGCAAATACACCAAAACACCAGCTGGACGCATGAAGAAAGATAAATTTTTGCTACGCACGCCCATCTTAAAAACAATTGTCCGAAAAGTAGCAATTGCTCGTTTTGCCCGTATATTTGCCAGCCTTATGAGTGCCGGAGTTACTGTAATTGAATCTATCAACATCACTGCCAAGGCCATTGGTAACGCTGTTATTGAGGAAGAATTGACCGATGCTGCCAAAGAAGTCGCCAATGGCAAGCAACTTTCCACAAGTCTTAGCGAAAGCTCTGTGTTCCCGCCCATTGTCAGTCAAATGCTTGCCATAGGTGAAGAAACCGGCCAAACTGATGAGATTCTCGTAAAAGTTGCTGATTTTTACGAAGCAGAGGTTGACGCAACCGTTGATGCACTTAGCTCCATATTGGAACCAATTATGATTGTTATATTAGGTACCATGGTCGGATTGATTGCAATTAGTGTTATCGGCCCAATTAGCGACCTATCTAGCCAAATCTAA